A genomic region of Caenorhabditis elegans chromosome V contains the following coding sequences:
- the nhr-179 gene encoding NR LBD domain-containing protein (Confirmed by transcript evidence), which yields MDRTCSPSSSSQNNSLPSLVELGISLIHEKCRVCDQPGHGFHFGAFTCRACSAFFRRAHFSLVTERKCRLSNGRCVPTKGGRWFCKKCRLAKCSEAGMNSRNIQYDRDANKTSLLSSTNVNRNMKNKNAIPNKFALIYQTVESLLGISNLIILLENRSEPNACPVVDISLLVDKATNYILNPVLIRKDGDMSNLEQLSLGLQDIQSSQKENVLEKKFITIADHMKQFEKAMCATAKWLACSKKIQSFDDDVKIKILRTVWFNWGRLEHMTATAKMRIRGSCGKEQLMFSSDTKLNFGNVHIDLSCFSKYSFEQMRYFFSPNEVYYDEAISKMVEMQPSDIELTYLICAICFHITGKHFGGDIEEEMGHLQDVLASDLHDYYCKNNFPMYLLRLKQLLKIKDTFVKLRNIRLEKYEIGGVFKVINMEFSQCTHQEYFHVPC from the exons ATGGATAGGACATGTTCACCATCGTCCTCATCACAAAATAACTCACTGCCAAGCTTGGTTGAGTTAGGAATATCTTTAATTCACGAAAAATGCCGTGTTTGTGACCAACCAGGACATGGGTTTCACTTTGGAGCATTCACATGTCGGGCGTGCTCGGCGTTTTTccg ACGTGCGCATTTTTCTCTGGTTACTGAAAGAAAGTGTCGATTGTCAAACGGACGGTGTGTACCAACTAAGGGCGGACGatggttttgcaaaaaatgtcgaTTAGCAAAATGCTCGGAGGCGGGGATGAACAGTAGGA aCATACAATACGACCGTGATGCTAATAAAACGTCACTTTTGAGCTCTACAAATGTGAAtcgaaacatgaaaaataaaaatgctatTCCAAAT AAATTTGCGCTAATATATCAGACTGTAGAATCACTTCTTGGCATCAGTAATTTAATTATTCTACTTGAAAATCGAAGTGAACCAAATGCATGTCCAGTTGTCGATATATCCCTATTGGTTGACAAAGCTACCAACTACATTCTGAAtccagttttaataagaaaagaTGGCGATATGTCAAACTTGGAGCAATTATCACTTGGATTACAAGACATTCAATCGTcgcaaaaagaaaatgttctggaaaaaaagttcattacAATCGCTGACCATATGAAGCAATTTGAAAAAGCTATGTGTGCAACAGCAAAATGGTTGGCGTGCTCCAAAAAAATACAGAGCTTTGATGATGacgtcaaaattaaaattttgagaactgtCTGGTTTAATTGGGGACGCTTGGAGCATATGACAGCAACAGCTAAAATGAGGATTCGGGGAAGCTGTGGGAaagaa CAATTAATGTTCTCCTCTGACACAAAACTGAACTTTGGCAATGTGCACATTGATCTAAGCTGCTTTTCTAAATATTCATTCGAACAAATGCGCTA cTTTTTCTCTCCAAATGAAGTATACTACGATGAAGCCATTTCTAAAATGGTGGAGATGCAACCCAGTGATATTGAATTAACTTATCTCATATGTGCGATTTGTTTTCATATTACAG GCAAACACTTCGGAGGTGATATTGAAGAAGAAATGGGCCATTTACAAGATGTTTTGGCCAGTGATCTCCACGATtattattgcaaaaataattttcccatGTATCTTTTGCGACTGAAACAGTTGCTAAAAATCAAGGACACTTTTGTGAAGCTCAGGAATATTCGGCTCGA
- the nhr-179 gene encoding NR LBD domain-containing protein (Confirmed by transcript evidence) produces the protein MNSRNIQYDRDANKTSLLSSTNVNRNMKNKNAIPNTVESLLGISNLIILLENRSEPNACPVVDISLLVDKATNYILNPVLIRKDGDMSNLEQLSLGLQDIQSSQKENVLEKKFITIADHMKQFEKAMCATAKWLACSKKIQSFDDDVKIKILRTVWFNWGRLEHMTATAKMRIRGSCGKEQLMFSSDTKLNFGNVHIDLSCFSKYSFEQMRYFFSPNEVYYDEAISKMVEMQPSDIELTYLICAICFHITGKHFGGDIEEEMGHLQDVLASDLHDYYCKNNFPMYLLRLKQLLKIKDTFVKLRNIRLEKYEIGGVFKVINMEFSQCTHQEYFHVPC, from the exons ATGAACAGTAGGA aCATACAATACGACCGTGATGCTAATAAAACGTCACTTTTGAGCTCTACAAATGTGAAtcgaaacatgaaaaataaaaatgctatTCCAAAT ACTGTAGAATCACTTCTTGGCATCAGTAATTTAATTATTCTACTTGAAAATCGAAGTGAACCAAATGCATGTCCAGTTGTCGATATATCCCTATTGGTTGACAAAGCTACCAACTACATTCTGAAtccagttttaataagaaaagaTGGCGATATGTCAAACTTGGAGCAATTATCACTTGGATTACAAGACATTCAATCGTcgcaaaaagaaaatgttctggaaaaaaagttcattacAATCGCTGACCATATGAAGCAATTTGAAAAAGCTATGTGTGCAACAGCAAAATGGTTGGCGTGCTCCAAAAAAATACAGAGCTTTGATGATGacgtcaaaattaaaattttgagaactgtCTGGTTTAATTGGGGACGCTTGGAGCATATGACAGCAACAGCTAAAATGAGGATTCGGGGAAGCTGTGGGAaagaa CAATTAATGTTCTCCTCTGACACAAAACTGAACTTTGGCAATGTGCACATTGATCTAAGCTGCTTTTCTAAATATTCATTCGAACAAATGCGCTA cTTTTTCTCTCCAAATGAAGTATACTACGATGAAGCCATTTCTAAAATGGTGGAGATGCAACCCAGTGATATTGAATTAACTTATCTCATATGTGCGATTTGTTTTCATATTACAG GCAAACACTTCGGAGGTGATATTGAAGAAGAAATGGGCCATTTACAAGATGTTTTGGCCAGTGATCTCCACGATtattattgcaaaaataattttcccatGTATCTTTTGCGACTGAAACAGTTGCTAAAAATCAAGGACACTTTTGTGAAGCTCAGGAATATTCGGCTCGA
- the nhr-179 gene encoding NR LBD domain-containing protein (Confirmed by transcript evidence), whose product MDRTCSPSSSSQNNSLPSLVELGISLIHEKCRVCDQPGHGFHFGAFTCRACSAFFRRAHFSLVTERKCRLSNGRCVPTKGGRWFCKKCRLAKCSEAGMNSRNIQYDRDANKTSLLSSTNVNRNMKNKNAIPNTVESLLGISNLIILLENRSEPNACPVVDISLLVDKATNYILNPVLIRKDGDMSNLEQLSLGLQDIQSSQKENVLEKKFITIADHMKQFEKAMCATAKWLACSKKIQSFDDDVKIKILRTVWFNWGRLEHMTATAKMRIRGSCGKEQLMFSSDTKLNFGNVHIDLSCFSKYSFEQMRYFFSPNEVYYDEAISKMVEMQPSDIELTYLICAICFHITGKHFGGDIEEEMGHLQDVLASDLHDYYCKNNFPMYLLRLKQLLKIKDTFVKLRNIRLEKYEIGGVFKVINMEFSQCTHQEYFHVPC is encoded by the exons ATGGATAGGACATGTTCACCATCGTCCTCATCACAAAATAACTCACTGCCAAGCTTGGTTGAGTTAGGAATATCTTTAATTCACGAAAAATGCCGTGTTTGTGACCAACCAGGACATGGGTTTCACTTTGGAGCATTCACATGTCGGGCGTGCTCGGCGTTTTTccg ACGTGCGCATTTTTCTCTGGTTACTGAAAGAAAGTGTCGATTGTCAAACGGACGGTGTGTACCAACTAAGGGCGGACGatggttttgcaaaaaatgtcgaTTAGCAAAATGCTCGGAGGCGGGGATGAACAGTAGGA aCATACAATACGACCGTGATGCTAATAAAACGTCACTTTTGAGCTCTACAAATGTGAAtcgaaacatgaaaaataaaaatgctatTCCAAAT ACTGTAGAATCACTTCTTGGCATCAGTAATTTAATTATTCTACTTGAAAATCGAAGTGAACCAAATGCATGTCCAGTTGTCGATATATCCCTATTGGTTGACAAAGCTACCAACTACATTCTGAAtccagttttaataagaaaagaTGGCGATATGTCAAACTTGGAGCAATTATCACTTGGATTACAAGACATTCAATCGTcgcaaaaagaaaatgttctggaaaaaaagttcattacAATCGCTGACCATATGAAGCAATTTGAAAAAGCTATGTGTGCAACAGCAAAATGGTTGGCGTGCTCCAAAAAAATACAGAGCTTTGATGATGacgtcaaaattaaaattttgagaactgtCTGGTTTAATTGGGGACGCTTGGAGCATATGACAGCAACAGCTAAAATGAGGATTCGGGGAAGCTGTGGGAaagaa CAATTAATGTTCTCCTCTGACACAAAACTGAACTTTGGCAATGTGCACATTGATCTAAGCTGCTTTTCTAAATATTCATTCGAACAAATGCGCTA cTTTTTCTCTCCAAATGAAGTATACTACGATGAAGCCATTTCTAAAATGGTGGAGATGCAACCCAGTGATATTGAATTAACTTATCTCATATGTGCGATTTGTTTTCATATTACAG GCAAACACTTCGGAGGTGATATTGAAGAAGAAATGGGCCATTTACAAGATGTTTTGGCCAGTGATCTCCACGATtattattgcaaaaataattttcccatGTATCTTTTGCGACTGAAACAGTTGCTAAAAATCAAGGACACTTTTGTGAAGCTCAGGAATATTCGGCTCGA